The proteins below are encoded in one region of Silene latifolia isolate original U9 population chromosome 2, ASM4854445v1, whole genome shotgun sequence:
- the LOC141642659 gene encoding equilibrative nucleotide transporter 3-like yields MTTAIQNGIPPRLEGKGIAVFVCFLLGMGSLMSWNSMLTMGDYYYHVFPKYHPSRVLTLVYQPFAVGTMLILAYNEARIDTRKRNIAGYILFALSTLGCILLDLATSGKGGVGPYVGVCLLVGAFGVADAHVQGGMVGDLSFMLPEFMQSFFAGIAASGALTSGVRLITRAAFENSHGGLRKGAILFLAISTGIEILCVLLYALYFPKLPIVKYFRAKAASEGSKTVTADLAAAGIHQVDEATKVEDRLTTKDLLYKNWDYFLDLYLIYVLTLSIFPGFLYENTGKHSLGDWYPLVLIATYNVLDLIGRYTPLINFTSIESRKGLSAAIIARFVFVPAFYFTAKYAREGWMIMLVGLLGLTNGHLTVCVMTAAPKGYKGPEQNALGNLLVLFLLAGIFSGVCLDWLWIIGNGKF; encoded by the exons ATGACAACGGCTATACAAAATGGGATTCCACCTAGATTAGAG GGAAAGGGGATTGCAGTGTTTGTATGTTTTTTGCTTGGGATGGGTTCCCTCATGTCATGGAACAGTATGCTCACCATGGGCGATTATTACTACCATGTTTTCCCT AAATATCATCCTTCAAGAGTGCTTACTCTTGTCTATCAACCGTTTGCCGTGGGAACAATGTTAATCCTGGCCTACAATGAAGCACGGATCGATACTAGGAAAAGAAATATTGCTGGATATATTCTTTTCGCCCTAAGTACTCTGGGTTGCATACTG TTAGATCTAGCAACATCAGGAAAAGGAGGGGTTGGTCCATATGTGGGCGTATGTCTTCTGGTTGGTGCTTTCGGAGTTGCAGATGCTCACGTTCAAGGTGGAATGGTTGGCGACTTGTCCTTTATGTTACCGGAGTTTATGCAA TCATTCTTTGCCGGTATTGCTGCTTCCGGTGCGTTAACCTCTGGTGTAAGACTAATTACAAGAGCAGCTTTTGAGAATTCACACGGTGGCTTACGCAAGGGTGCTA TTTTATTTTTGGCCATCTCTACGGGAATCGAGATTCTTTGTGTCCTTCTGTATGCCCTATACTTCCCTAAGCTTCCAATAGTCAAGTACTTTCGTGCAAAGGCAGCTTCAGAAGGTTCTAAAACCGTCACTGCTGACTTGGCCGCTGCTGGTATTCATCAG GTTGATGAAGCCACAAAAGTTGAAGATCGTTTAACCACGAAAGATCTCCTTTACAAGAATTGGGATTATTTTCTGGATTTGTATCTAATTTATGTCCTGACATTATCAATATTCCCTGGTTTTCTATATGAAAACACAGGAAAGCATAGTCTAGGAGATTG GTATCCGCTTGTGTTGATTGCCACATACAATGTTTTGGATCTAATTGGAAGATACACTCCACTTATAAACTTCACAAGTATAGAATCCCGCAAAGGACTCAGCGCAGCAATCATCGCTCGATTCGTCTTCGTGCCTGCATTTTATTTCACCGCGAAATATGCTCGAGAAGGATGGATGATCATGCTTGTGGGGCTATTGGGATTGACTAATGGTCATCTCACAGTTTGTGTGATGACTGCTGCACCTAAAGGTTACAAG GGACCGGAGCAGAATGCACTGGGGAACCTGCTGGTTTTATTCCTGCTAGCAGGCATATTTTCTGGTGTTTGCCTGGATTGGTTGTGGATTATAGGTAATGGAAAGTTTTGA